In Musa acuminata AAA Group cultivar baxijiao chromosome BXJ2-10, Cavendish_Baxijiao_AAA, whole genome shotgun sequence, a genomic segment contains:
- the LOC104000110 gene encoding DEK domain-containing chromatin-associated protein 2 isoform X2 encodes MDSAAVEETKKAGDGSPTGEAELEEEAGGNLPAVRAEAGEEESKEEEEQTEGGGDGPTEKVVVEKRKRGRRPRAEKSGDGEEGTPKKERKRRSVAREEATPVERPSRERKTVERFSEMALPKAPVPKTPSFKQGSGDKLKDIPNVSFKLSKRKVDENLQALHTVLFGRKSNARFLRRNILQFSGFVWSENEEKQRARIKEKLDKYNKERLLDFCDLLDIHVVKPSTKKEEVILNLVEFLESPCVTRDVILTEKKGKRGRRTKGSTDATSGEGSSDRGSKKQRKGHKQSAEDENEDNDEGASVDTKEALNDDDDDDDGDDDDEDDGNSQEENGHDNSEEEAEDGEQEESAATNKRSAAKHTKKTSEPSKAKNKINEQGSNASTKDKTTVRKDSAKVSKTASTSSPRKSVPVDDSDSGHPSISKSKQKGRRKGRASEKLPDNKENTSRKKSYKSDSNEKQGKVKASKAAKSGPSKEELHAVVSDILKEVDFNTATLADILRQLGAHFKMDLMDRKAEVKRIIEDVINSMSDDDDEDGEEDEGGAEDAKEEDDTKEDSDGDGDK; translated from the exons ATGGACTCCGCAGCAGTGGAGGAGACTAAGAAAGCCGGCGACGGGTCTCCCACCGGAGAGGCGGAGCTGGAGGAGGAGGCGGGGGGTAACCTGCCAGCGGTGCGGGCTGAGGCCGGAGAAGAGGAGagcaaggaagaggaggagcagaCGGAGGGGGGCGGTGATGGGCCGACCGAGAAAGTAGTGGTGGAGAAGCGGAAGCGTGGGAGGAGACCCAGGGCTGAGAAGAGCGGAGACGGGGAGGAGGGGACCcccaagaaggagaggaagaggcggTCAGTGGCGAGGGAAGAGGCCACCCCTGTGGAGAGGCCGTCGAGGGAGCGGAAGACCGTCGAGAGGTTCTCGGAGATGGCTCTTCCGAAGGCTCCGGTGCCTAAGACTCCGTCTTTCAAGCAG GGTTCTGGAGATAAGCTGAAAGACATACCGAATG TTTCTTTCAAGTTGTCAAAGCGAAAAGTTGATGAGAACCTCCAAGCTCTTCATACAGTCCTTTTTGGAAGGAAATCAAAT GCACGTTTCCTTAGGAGAAATATTCTTCAGTTCTCTGGATTTGTTTGGAGCGAGAATGAG GAAAAACAGAGGGCAAGAATTaaagaaaagcttgataagtatAATAAGGAAAGGTTGCTTGATTTCTGCGATCTACTTGATATTCATGTTGTCAAGCCCTCTACCAAAAAG GAAGAAGTCATACTAAATTTAGTAGAATTTTTGGAGTCTCCTTGTGTTACAAGAGATGTAATACTCACAGAAAAG AAagggaagagagggaggaggacgaaGGGAAGCACTGATGCAACATCTGGAGAAGGATCTTCAGATAGAGGCAGTAAG AAACAAAGAAAGGGTCACAAGCAGTCAGCTGAAGACGAGAATGAAGATAATGATGAGGGTGCCTCTGTCGACACAAAGGAAGcactaaatgatgatgatgatgatgatgatggtgatgatgatgatgaagatgatgggAATTCACAGGAAGAGAATGGCCATGATAACAGTGAGGAAGAAGCTGAGGACGGAGAGCAAGAGGAGTCTGCTGCAACTAATAAAAGATCTGCTGCTAAGCACACGAAGAAGACTTCTGAGCCATCCAAGGCAAAAAACAAG ATCAACGAGCAGGGCTCCAATGCCTCAACAAAAGATAAAACCACTGTAAGAAAGGATTCTGCGAAGGTTTCTAAAACCGCATCAACTTCTTCTCCAAGAAAAAGCGTTCCTGTGGATGACAGTGACTCTGGGCATCCTTCGATCTCCAAAAGCAAACAGAAGGGCAGAAGGAAAGGCCGAGCAAGCGAAAAACTTCCGGACAACAAGGAAAACACTAGCAGGAAAAAATCTTATAAGTCAGATTCAAACGAAAAACAAG GAAAAGTCAAGGCAAGCAAGGCAGCTAAGAGTGGACCCAGCAAGGAGGAGTTGCATGCTGTTGTCAGTGATATATTGAAAGAAGTGGATTTCAATACT GCAACTTTGGCTGATATTTTGAGACAGCTAG GAGCTCACTTCAAGATGGATCTGATGGACAGAAAAGCAGAGGTGAAGCGCATAATCGAAGATGTCATTAACAGTATGTCTGATGACGACGATGAAGATGGTGAGGAGGACGAAGGTGGTGCGGAGGATGCCAAGGAGGAGGACGACACAAAGGAAGATTCTGACGGAGACGGTGATAAGTAG
- the LOC104000110 gene encoding DEK domain-containing chromatin-associated protein 1 isoform X3 — translation MDSAAVEETKKAGDGSPTGEAELEEEAGGNLPAVRAEAGEEESKEEEEQTEGGGDGPTEKVVVEKRKRGRRPRAEKSGDGEEGTPKKERKRRSVAREEATPVERPSRERKTVERFSEMALPKAPVPKTPSFKQGSGDKLKDIPNVSFKLSKRKVDENLQALHTVLFGRKSNARFLRRNILQFSGFVWSENEEKQRARIKEKLDKYNKERLLDFCDLLDIHVVKPSTKKEEVILNLVEFLESPCVTRDVILTEKKGKRGRRTKGSTDATSGEGSSDRGSKKQRKGHKQSAEDENEDNDEGASVDTKEALNDDDDDDDGDDDDEDDGNSQEENGHDNSEEEAEDGEQEESAATNKRSAAKHTKKTSEPSKAKNKGSNASTKDKTTVRKDSAKVSKTASTSSPRKSVPVDDSDSGHPSISKSKQKGRRKGRASEKLPDNKENTSRKKSYKSDSNEKQGKVKASKAAKSGPSKEELHAVVSDILKEVDFNTATLADILRQLGAHFKMDLMDRKAEVKRIIEDVINSMSDDDDEDGEEDEGGAEDAKEEDDTKEDSDGDGDK, via the exons ATGGACTCCGCAGCAGTGGAGGAGACTAAGAAAGCCGGCGACGGGTCTCCCACCGGAGAGGCGGAGCTGGAGGAGGAGGCGGGGGGTAACCTGCCAGCGGTGCGGGCTGAGGCCGGAGAAGAGGAGagcaaggaagaggaggagcagaCGGAGGGGGGCGGTGATGGGCCGACCGAGAAAGTAGTGGTGGAGAAGCGGAAGCGTGGGAGGAGACCCAGGGCTGAGAAGAGCGGAGACGGGGAGGAGGGGACCcccaagaaggagaggaagaggcggTCAGTGGCGAGGGAAGAGGCCACCCCTGTGGAGAGGCCGTCGAGGGAGCGGAAGACCGTCGAGAGGTTCTCGGAGATGGCTCTTCCGAAGGCTCCGGTGCCTAAGACTCCGTCTTTCAAGCAG GGTTCTGGAGATAAGCTGAAAGACATACCGAATG TTTCTTTCAAGTTGTCAAAGCGAAAAGTTGATGAGAACCTCCAAGCTCTTCATACAGTCCTTTTTGGAAGGAAATCAAAT GCACGTTTCCTTAGGAGAAATATTCTTCAGTTCTCTGGATTTGTTTGGAGCGAGAATGAG GAAAAACAGAGGGCAAGAATTaaagaaaagcttgataagtatAATAAGGAAAGGTTGCTTGATTTCTGCGATCTACTTGATATTCATGTTGTCAAGCCCTCTACCAAAAAG GAAGAAGTCATACTAAATTTAGTAGAATTTTTGGAGTCTCCTTGTGTTACAAGAGATGTAATACTCACAGAAAAG AAagggaagagagggaggaggacgaaGGGAAGCACTGATGCAACATCTGGAGAAGGATCTTCAGATAGAGGCAGTAAG AAACAAAGAAAGGGTCACAAGCAGTCAGCTGAAGACGAGAATGAAGATAATGATGAGGGTGCCTCTGTCGACACAAAGGAAGcactaaatgatgatgatgatgatgatgatggtgatgatgatgatgaagatgatgggAATTCACAGGAAGAGAATGGCCATGATAACAGTGAGGAAGAAGCTGAGGACGGAGAGCAAGAGGAGTCTGCTGCAACTAATAAAAGATCTGCTGCTAAGCACACGAAGAAGACTTCTGAGCCATCCAAGGCAAAAAACAAG GGCTCCAATGCCTCAACAAAAGATAAAACCACTGTAAGAAAGGATTCTGCGAAGGTTTCTAAAACCGCATCAACTTCTTCTCCAAGAAAAAGCGTTCCTGTGGATGACAGTGACTCTGGGCATCCTTCGATCTCCAAAAGCAAACAGAAGGGCAGAAGGAAAGGCCGAGCAAGCGAAAAACTTCCGGACAACAAGGAAAACACTAGCAGGAAAAAATCTTATAAGTCAGATTCAAACGAAAAACAAG GAAAAGTCAAGGCAAGCAAGGCAGCTAAGAGTGGACCCAGCAAGGAGGAGTTGCATGCTGTTGTCAGTGATATATTGAAAGAAGTGGATTTCAATACT GCAACTTTGGCTGATATTTTGAGACAGCTAG GAGCTCACTTCAAGATGGATCTGATGGACAGAAAAGCAGAGGTGAAGCGCATAATCGAAGATGTCATTAACAGTATGTCTGATGACGACGATGAAGATGGTGAGGAGGACGAAGGTGGTGCGGAGGATGCCAAGGAGGAGGACGACACAAAGGAAGATTCTGACGGAGACGGTGATAAGTAG
- the LOC104000111 gene encoding uncharacterized protein LOC104000111 isoform X2 yields MNGSFNMQILVDKLAKLNNSQHSIETLSYWCIFHRNKAKQVVETWDQQFHCSPRDKRVSFLYLANDILQNSRRTGLEFINEFWNVLPDALTDVLDNGGDFGRKAALRLVDIWEERKVFGSRGQFLKEEILGRKLDNGNKYGNSSNCKLKQCSGELLQKIILSYDHVHDEEALFRKCEGSISIVDKLEKEFCGDDKLGSKNESEVTRELQKQHGILGECIEQLKAAELSRATLVTYLREALHEQETKIEQVRHELQAAKSQYELASSLSAQLHDAQPPAEQRQMESLLAFSDTSSGFIPEATTSSADTAQITPPMGTQEEPLITDSNSSHTEAEQRKIAAAAMAAKLTSSASSAQMLSFVLSSLASESMIGQLDREDYAPDSKRLKTPNSAPSHVPSPPDSLLQLPMPFFPHPESLQPASAVTHSSPSLEPSPLLPQPSTSLPPSQPPPPPTAIATTQFMQAAAGPMSRVPYNYGSAPPPLPSYPMFRMHSNPSPRTAYYSFQGLEAGNRLVQPPFPMVPPPLARQ; encoded by the exons ATGAATGGATCatttaatatgcagattttggTGGATAAGCTTGCCAAACTTAACAATTCACAGCATAGCATAGAAA CTTTATCATATTGGTGCATCTTCCATAGGAACAAGGCAAAACAAGTTGTGGAAACATGGGACCAGCAATTCCATTGCTCTCCAAGGGATAAGAGAGTATCTTTTCTGTATCTTGCTAATGATATTCTGCAGAACAGCCGGCGGACAGGTTTAGAGTTCATTAATGAATTCTGGAATGTTCTTCCTGATGCTCTAACTGATGTACTTGATAATGGAGGCGATTTTGGAAGGAAAGCTGCactaagattg GTTGACATATGGGAAGAACGTAAGGTTTTTGGTTCTCGTGGACAATTTCTTAAGGAAGAGATATTGGGAAGAAAGCTTGACAATGGAAATAAATATGGAAACTCCAGTAATTGCAAATTG AAGCAATGTAGTGGTGAACTTCTTCAGAAGATCATcttaagctatgatcatgttcatGATGAAGAAGCTCTATTTAGAAAATGTGAAGGTTCTATCAGCATTGTTGACAAACTAGAAAAGGAATTCTGTGGTGATGATAAATTAG GGAGTAAAAATGAATCTGAAGTTACACGGGAGTTGCAGAAGCAGCATGGCATACTAGGAGAGTGCATAGAGCAATTAAAAGCAGCTGAGTTATCCAGAGCGACTTTGGTTACGTATTTAAGAGAGGCACTTCATGAACAG GAAACTAAAATTGAACAAGTTCGCCATGAACTTCAG GCTGCCAAATCACAATACGAGCTAGCAAGTAGCTTATCTGCACAGCTCCATGATGCTCAACCCCCAGCCGAGCAGAGGCAAATGGAGTCATTGTTGGCGTTCTCTGATACCTCTTCTGGTTTTATCCCTGAAGCAACCACTAGCTCTGCAGATACAGCACAAATAACTCCGCCCATGGGCACCCAGGAAGAACCTCTCATAACTGACAGTAATTCTTCTCATACTGAAGCGGAGCAGCGGAAAATAGCAGCTGCTGCAATGGCGGCAAAACTCACATCATCCGCCTCCTCTGCCCAAATGCTAAGCTTTGTTCTCTCCTCTCTGGCCTCAGAGAGCATGATTGGTCAGCTTGATAGAGAAGATTACGCACCTGATAGTAAGAGGCTTAAGACACCAAACAGTGCGCCTTCTCATGTGCCGTCACCACCGGATTCTCTCCTTCAGCTGCCGATGCCATTTTTTCCACATCCTGAATCACTACAGCCAGCATCTGCTGTGACTCATTCAAGCCCGAGCTTGGAGCCGTCGCCCCTGCTGCCACAGCCATCAACTTCATTGCCACCTtcacaaccaccaccaccaccaactgcCATTGCCACCACCCAATTCATGCAGGCTGCTGCTGGACCTATGTCTCGCGTCCCATACAATTATGGCTCAGCTCCACCACCTCTCCCAAGCTATCCAATGTTCCGCATGCATTCAAATCCAAGTCCTCGGACTGCATACTACAGCTTTCAGGGACTGGAGGCGGGCAATCGTCTTGTACAGCCACCGTTTCCGATGGTGCCACCTCCATTGGCACGACAATAA
- the LOC104000111 gene encoding uncharacterized protein LOC104000111 isoform X1 has product MDSLVFWHIKFLNLRSITMNGSFNMQILVDKLAKLNNSQHSIETLSYWCIFHRNKAKQVVETWDQQFHCSPRDKRVSFLYLANDILQNSRRTGLEFINEFWNVLPDALTDVLDNGGDFGRKAALRLVDIWEERKVFGSRGQFLKEEILGRKLDNGNKYGNSSNCKLKQCSGELLQKIILSYDHVHDEEALFRKCEGSISIVDKLEKEFCGDDKLGSKNESEVTRELQKQHGILGECIEQLKAAELSRATLVTYLREALHEQETKIEQVRHELQAAKSQYELASSLSAQLHDAQPPAEQRQMESLLAFSDTSSGFIPEATTSSADTAQITPPMGTQEEPLITDSNSSHTEAEQRKIAAAAMAAKLTSSASSAQMLSFVLSSLASESMIGQLDREDYAPDSKRLKTPNSAPSHVPSPPDSLLQLPMPFFPHPESLQPASAVTHSSPSLEPSPLLPQPSTSLPPSQPPPPPTAIATTQFMQAAAGPMSRVPYNYGSAPPPLPSYPMFRMHSNPSPRTAYYSFQGLEAGNRLVQPPFPMVPPPLARQ; this is encoded by the exons ATGGACTCTCTG GTTTTCTGGCATATCAAGTTTCTGAACTTGAGATCAATAACGATGAATGGATCatttaatatgcagattttggTGGATAAGCTTGCCAAACTTAACAATTCACAGCATAGCATAGAAA CTTTATCATATTGGTGCATCTTCCATAGGAACAAGGCAAAACAAGTTGTGGAAACATGGGACCAGCAATTCCATTGCTCTCCAAGGGATAAGAGAGTATCTTTTCTGTATCTTGCTAATGATATTCTGCAGAACAGCCGGCGGACAGGTTTAGAGTTCATTAATGAATTCTGGAATGTTCTTCCTGATGCTCTAACTGATGTACTTGATAATGGAGGCGATTTTGGAAGGAAAGCTGCactaagattg GTTGACATATGGGAAGAACGTAAGGTTTTTGGTTCTCGTGGACAATTTCTTAAGGAAGAGATATTGGGAAGAAAGCTTGACAATGGAAATAAATATGGAAACTCCAGTAATTGCAAATTG AAGCAATGTAGTGGTGAACTTCTTCAGAAGATCATcttaagctatgatcatgttcatGATGAAGAAGCTCTATTTAGAAAATGTGAAGGTTCTATCAGCATTGTTGACAAACTAGAAAAGGAATTCTGTGGTGATGATAAATTAG GGAGTAAAAATGAATCTGAAGTTACACGGGAGTTGCAGAAGCAGCATGGCATACTAGGAGAGTGCATAGAGCAATTAAAAGCAGCTGAGTTATCCAGAGCGACTTTGGTTACGTATTTAAGAGAGGCACTTCATGAACAG GAAACTAAAATTGAACAAGTTCGCCATGAACTTCAG GCTGCCAAATCACAATACGAGCTAGCAAGTAGCTTATCTGCACAGCTCCATGATGCTCAACCCCCAGCCGAGCAGAGGCAAATGGAGTCATTGTTGGCGTTCTCTGATACCTCTTCTGGTTTTATCCCTGAAGCAACCACTAGCTCTGCAGATACAGCACAAATAACTCCGCCCATGGGCACCCAGGAAGAACCTCTCATAACTGACAGTAATTCTTCTCATACTGAAGCGGAGCAGCGGAAAATAGCAGCTGCTGCAATGGCGGCAAAACTCACATCATCCGCCTCCTCTGCCCAAATGCTAAGCTTTGTTCTCTCCTCTCTGGCCTCAGAGAGCATGATTGGTCAGCTTGATAGAGAAGATTACGCACCTGATAGTAAGAGGCTTAAGACACCAAACAGTGCGCCTTCTCATGTGCCGTCACCACCGGATTCTCTCCTTCAGCTGCCGATGCCATTTTTTCCACATCCTGAATCACTACAGCCAGCATCTGCTGTGACTCATTCAAGCCCGAGCTTGGAGCCGTCGCCCCTGCTGCCACAGCCATCAACTTCATTGCCACCTtcacaaccaccaccaccaccaactgcCATTGCCACCACCCAATTCATGCAGGCTGCTGCTGGACCTATGTCTCGCGTCCCATACAATTATGGCTCAGCTCCACCACCTCTCCCAAGCTATCCAATGTTCCGCATGCATTCAAATCCAAGTCCTCGGACTGCATACTACAGCTTTCAGGGACTGGAGGCGGGCAATCGTCTTGTACAGCCACCGTTTCCGATGGTGCCACCTCCATTGGCACGACAATAA
- the LOC104000110 gene encoding DEK domain-containing chromatin-associated protein 1 isoform X1, translated as MDSAAVEETKKAGDGSPTGEAELEEEAGGNLPAVRAEAGEEESKEEEEQTEGGGDGPTEKVVVEKRKRGRRPRAEKSGDGEEGTPKKERKRRSVAREEATPVERPSRERKTVERFSEMALPKAPVPKTPSFKQGSGDKLKDIPNVSFKLSKRKVDENLQALHTVLFGRKSNARFLRRNILQFSGFVWSENEEKQRARIKEKLDKYNKERLLDFCDLLDIHVVKPSTKKEEVILNLVEFLESPCVTRDVILTEKKGKRGRRTKGSTDATSGEGSSDRGSKKQRKGHKQSAEDENEDNDEGASVDTKEALNDDDDDDDGDDDDEDDGNSQEENGHDNSEEEAEDGEQEESAATNKRSAAKHTKKTSEPSKAKNKEINEQGSNASTKDKTTVRKDSAKVSKTASTSSPRKSVPVDDSDSGHPSISKSKQKGRRKGRASEKLPDNKENTSRKKSYKSDSNEKQGKVKASKAAKSGPSKEELHAVVSDILKEVDFNTATLADILRQLGAHFKMDLMDRKAEVKRIIEDVINSMSDDDDEDGEEDEGGAEDAKEEDDTKEDSDGDGDK; from the exons ATGGACTCCGCAGCAGTGGAGGAGACTAAGAAAGCCGGCGACGGGTCTCCCACCGGAGAGGCGGAGCTGGAGGAGGAGGCGGGGGGTAACCTGCCAGCGGTGCGGGCTGAGGCCGGAGAAGAGGAGagcaaggaagaggaggagcagaCGGAGGGGGGCGGTGATGGGCCGACCGAGAAAGTAGTGGTGGAGAAGCGGAAGCGTGGGAGGAGACCCAGGGCTGAGAAGAGCGGAGACGGGGAGGAGGGGACCcccaagaaggagaggaagaggcggTCAGTGGCGAGGGAAGAGGCCACCCCTGTGGAGAGGCCGTCGAGGGAGCGGAAGACCGTCGAGAGGTTCTCGGAGATGGCTCTTCCGAAGGCTCCGGTGCCTAAGACTCCGTCTTTCAAGCAG GGTTCTGGAGATAAGCTGAAAGACATACCGAATG TTTCTTTCAAGTTGTCAAAGCGAAAAGTTGATGAGAACCTCCAAGCTCTTCATACAGTCCTTTTTGGAAGGAAATCAAAT GCACGTTTCCTTAGGAGAAATATTCTTCAGTTCTCTGGATTTGTTTGGAGCGAGAATGAG GAAAAACAGAGGGCAAGAATTaaagaaaagcttgataagtatAATAAGGAAAGGTTGCTTGATTTCTGCGATCTACTTGATATTCATGTTGTCAAGCCCTCTACCAAAAAG GAAGAAGTCATACTAAATTTAGTAGAATTTTTGGAGTCTCCTTGTGTTACAAGAGATGTAATACTCACAGAAAAG AAagggaagagagggaggaggacgaaGGGAAGCACTGATGCAACATCTGGAGAAGGATCTTCAGATAGAGGCAGTAAG AAACAAAGAAAGGGTCACAAGCAGTCAGCTGAAGACGAGAATGAAGATAATGATGAGGGTGCCTCTGTCGACACAAAGGAAGcactaaatgatgatgatgatgatgatgatggtgatgatgatgatgaagatgatgggAATTCACAGGAAGAGAATGGCCATGATAACAGTGAGGAAGAAGCTGAGGACGGAGAGCAAGAGGAGTCTGCTGCAACTAATAAAAGATCTGCTGCTAAGCACACGAAGAAGACTTCTGAGCCATCCAAGGCAAAAAACAAG GAGATCAACGAGCAGGGCTCCAATGCCTCAACAAAAGATAAAACCACTGTAAGAAAGGATTCTGCGAAGGTTTCTAAAACCGCATCAACTTCTTCTCCAAGAAAAAGCGTTCCTGTGGATGACAGTGACTCTGGGCATCCTTCGATCTCCAAAAGCAAACAGAAGGGCAGAAGGAAAGGCCGAGCAAGCGAAAAACTTCCGGACAACAAGGAAAACACTAGCAGGAAAAAATCTTATAAGTCAGATTCAAACGAAAAACAAG GAAAAGTCAAGGCAAGCAAGGCAGCTAAGAGTGGACCCAGCAAGGAGGAGTTGCATGCTGTTGTCAGTGATATATTGAAAGAAGTGGATTTCAATACT GCAACTTTGGCTGATATTTTGAGACAGCTAG GAGCTCACTTCAAGATGGATCTGATGGACAGAAAAGCAGAGGTGAAGCGCATAATCGAAGATGTCATTAACAGTATGTCTGATGACGACGATGAAGATGGTGAGGAGGACGAAGGTGGTGCGGAGGATGCCAAGGAGGAGGACGACACAAAGGAAGATTCTGACGGAGACGGTGATAAGTAG